From one Alphaproteobacteria bacterium genomic stretch:
- the rpoC gene encoding DNA-directed RNA polymerase subunit beta', with amino-acid sequence MNELMNLFGQPVGPQNFDQIQISIASSDRIRSWSFGEIKKPETINYRTFKPERDGLFCARIFGPIKDYECLCGKYKRMKYRGIICEKCGVEVTLSKVRRERMGHIELASPVAHIWFMKSLPSRIGLLLDMTLKALERVLYFENYVVIEPGMTALEPCQLLSEEEYIEAQDAYGAENFTAKIGAEAIQEMLAAIDLERDLVQLRQDLADTNSEAKRKKFVKRLKLVEAFIASNTRPEWMILDVVPVLPPELRPLVPLDGGRFATSDLNDLYRRVINRNNRLKRLIELRAPDIIVRNEKRMLQEAVDALFDNGRRGRVIAGANKRPLKSLSDMLKGKQGRFRQNLLGKRVDYSGRSVIVVGPELLLHQCGLPKKMALELFKPFIYSKLELYGMASTIKAAKRMVEKERPEVWDILEEVIREHPVLLNRAPTLHRLGIQAFEPVLIEGKAIQLHPLVCTAFNADFDGDQMAVHVPLSLEAQLEARVLMMSTNNILSPANGKPIIVPSQDIVLGLYFLSIERDDHVGAQISIDSEEALAAAIERKDIVLRGTGDIATAIDGSDPRKIFKEMKAGKVTAHRVPVYDGIGEVYHAMESGNLTLHTRVKAICKAFDKNGKPVTKRVTTTPGRMLLGEILPYNPNTPFETINRLLTKKDVQNVIDIVYRHCGQKETVIFCDRLMAIGFNWACRAGLSFGKDDMVVPKAKETLIAAANKDVKDFEQQYLDGLITQGEKYNKVVDVWSNCSDHVAEEMMKEISAPVPGKPENSVYMMAHSGARGSAAQIKQLAGMRGLMAKPSGEIIETPIISNFKEGLTVLEYFNSTHGARKGLADTALKTANSGYLTRRLVDVAQDCVIIEVDCGTREGLTMRPVIEGGDLIDPLSERIVGRTAADDVIDPQSGAVIVKSGELIDEEKVELIDAAGIDEVKIRSVLTCESKGGACANCYGRDLSRGTAVNIGEAVGVIAAQSIGEPGTQLTMRTFHIGGAAQRGAEVSSVESSIDGTLSINNENVVLDSSNRPVVMGRNTELVLRDDKGRERARHRVPYGARLSVADGQSVTRGQRIADWDPYTTPIISEKDGIAHYVDIQDGVTMRETVDEATGIASKVIVDWKHQPRSADLRPRITLRDDKGEVVNMRDGVEARYFMSVDSILSVENGARVHAGDVLARIPRESSKTRDITGGLPRVAELFEARKPKDFAIISEIDGRVEFGKDYKTKQRIVVRPDDPDQEAMEYLIPKGKHITVQEGDYVQRGDALLDGNPVPHDILHVMGVEALAAYLVYEIQEVYRLQGVKINDKHIEVIVRQMLQKIEITDPGDTIMLVGEQVDREEFEETNAKAQEAGGRPARGNPVLQGITKASLQTKSFISAASFQETTRVLTEASVSGKMDNLVGLKENVIVGRLIPAGTGSFMNRMRQVATERDSALAIAAEKAVDMDSDDGSSDQQEAV; translated from the coding sequence ATGAATGAGTTGATGAATCTATTCGGACAGCCCGTAGGCCCGCAGAATTTCGACCAGATCCAGATTTCGATCGCAAGTTCCGATCGTATCCGGTCCTGGTCGTTCGGCGAGATCAAGAAGCCCGAAACCATCAACTACCGGACCTTCAAGCCGGAGCGCGACGGATTGTTCTGTGCGCGGATCTTCGGCCCGATCAAGGATTACGAATGCCTGTGCGGCAAGTACAAGCGCATGAAGTACCGCGGCATCATCTGCGAGAAATGCGGTGTCGAAGTGACGCTCTCGAAGGTGCGGCGCGAGCGGATGGGCCATATCGAACTGGCCTCGCCGGTTGCCCATATCTGGTTCATGAAGTCCCTGCCGAGCCGGATCGGCCTGCTGCTCGACATGACGCTGAAAGCGCTGGAGCGCGTGCTCTACTTCGAAAACTATGTCGTTATCGAACCGGGCATGACGGCGCTGGAGCCCTGCCAGTTGCTCTCGGAAGAAGAATATATCGAGGCGCAGGACGCCTATGGCGCGGAAAACTTCACCGCCAAGATCGGCGCCGAAGCGATCCAGGAAATGCTCGCGGCGATCGACCTGGAGCGCGATCTGGTGCAGCTTCGTCAGGATCTGGCGGATACCAATTCCGAAGCCAAGCGCAAGAAATTCGTCAAGCGCCTCAAGCTTGTCGAGGCGTTCATTGCGTCCAATACGCGTCCGGAATGGATGATCCTCGACGTTGTGCCGGTCCTTCCGCCGGAGCTACGTCCGCTGGTGCCGCTGGATGGTGGCCGTTTCGCGACCTCCGACCTGAACGACCTGTATCGCCGCGTCATCAACCGCAACAACCGCCTGAAGCGCCTGATCGAACTGCGCGCGCCGGATATCATCGTGCGGAACGAGAAGCGCATGCTGCAGGAAGCGGTCGATGCACTGTTCGATAACGGCCGTCGCGGCCGGGTCATCGCCGGCGCCAACAAGCGTCCGCTGAAATCCCTGTCCGACATGCTGAAAGGCAAGCAGGGCCGCTTCCGGCAGAACCTGCTGGGCAAGCGCGTCGATTACTCCGGCCGCTCGGTGATCGTCGTCGGTCCGGAACTGCTGCTGCATCAGTGCGGCCTGCCCAAGAAAATGGCGCTGGAACTGTTCAAGCCGTTCATCTATTCGAAGCTCGAACTCTACGGCATGGCCTCGACCATCAAGGCCGCCAAGCGGATGGTTGAAAAGGAACGCCCGGAAGTCTGGGATATCCTGGAAGAGGTAATCCGCGAACATCCCGTGCTGCTGAACCGGGCCCCGACGCTGCATCGCCTCGGCATCCAGGCGTTCGAACCGGTGCTGATCGAAGGCAAGGCGATCCAGTTGCATCCGCTGGTCTGCACGGCCTTCAACGCCGATTTCGACGGCGACCAGATGGCGGTCCATGTGCCGCTGTCGCTGGAAGCGCAGCTTGAAGCCCGCGTGCTGATGATGTCGACCAACAACATCCTGTCGCCCGCGAACGGCAAGCCGATCATCGTGCCGAGCCAGGACATCGTGCTGGGTCTGTACTTCCTGTCGATCGAGCGGGACGACCATGTCGGCGCACAGATCAGCATCGATTCTGAAGAAGCCCTCGCGGCCGCGATCGAACGCAAGGACATTGTCCTGCGCGGTACGGGAGACATCGCCACCGCCATCGACGGCAGCGATCCCAGGAAAATCTTCAAGGAAATGAAGGCCGGCAAGGTCACCGCCCACCGTGTCCCCGTCTATGACGGCATCGGTGAAGTCTACCACGCCATGGAAAGCGGCAATCTTACACTGCACACGCGGGTCAAGGCCATTTGCAAGGCTTTCGACAAGAACGGCAAGCCGGTCACGAAACGGGTGACAACGACCCCGGGCCGCATGCTGCTGGGTGAAATACTGCCCTATAATCCGAACACGCCGTTTGAAACGATCAACCGGTTGCTGACCAAGAAGGACGTCCAGAACGTTATCGATATCGTCTACCGCCATTGCGGTCAGAAAGAGACGGTAATTTTCTGTGACCGGCTGATGGCGATCGGGTTCAACTGGGCCTGCCGCGCCGGCCTGTCCTTCGGCAAGGACGATATGGTCGTGCCGAAAGCCAAGGAAACGCTGATCGCCGCCGCGAATAAAGACGTCAAGGATTTCGAACAGCAGTATCTTGACGGGCTGATTACCCAGGGCGAAAAATACAACAAGGTCGTCGACGTCTGGTCGAACTGCTCCGACCATGTGGCCGAGGAAATGATGAAGGAGATCTCCGCGCCGGTACCCGGCAAACCGGAAAACTCCGTCTACATGATGGCGCATTCCGGGGCGCGCGGTTCCGCGGCTCAGATCAAGCAGTTGGCGGGCATGCGTGGCCTGATGGCCAAGCCGTCCGGCGAAATCATCGAAACGCCGATTATTTCCAACTTCAAGGAAGGCCTGACCGTTCTCGAATACTTCAACTCCACCCATGGCGCGCGCAAGGGCCTGGCGGATACGGCGCTGAAGACCGCCAACTCCGGTTACCTGACCCGGCGCCTGGTCGATGTGGCGCAGGACTGCGTCATCATCGAAGTGGATTGCGGTACCAGGGAAGGGCTTACCATGCGCCCGGTCATCGAGGGCGGCGATCTGATCGATCCGCTGTCCGAGCGGATTGTCGGCCGTACGGCCGCCGACGATGTCATCGACCCGCAATCCGGCGCGGTCATCGTCAAGAGCGGCGAGCTGATCGACGAGGAAAAGGTGGAACTGATCGACGCGGCCGGCATCGACGAGGTCAAGATCCGGTCCGTGCTGACCTGCGAAAGCAAGGGCGGCGCCTGCGCGAATTGTTACGGGCGCGACCTGTCCCGCGGAACGGCGGTCAATATCGGCGAGGCGGTCGGCGTCATTGCGGCGCAGTCGATCGGCGAACCCGGTACGCAGCTTACCATGCGGACCTTCCACATTGGCGGCGCGGCGCAGCGCGGTGCGGAAGTCTCCTCGGTTGAGTCCAGCATCGACGGCACCCTGTCGATCAACAACGAAAACGTGGTGCTGGACTCCAGCAATCGCCCGGTTGTGATGGGCCGGAATACCGAACTGGTCCTGCGGGACGACAAGGGTCGGGAACGGGCCCGTCACCGGGTGCCATACGGTGCGCGTCTCAGTGTCGCCGATGGGCAATCCGTGACCCGGGGCCAGCGCATCGCCGATTGGGACCCGTATACAACCCCGATCATTTCCGAGAAGGACGGTATTGCCCATTACGTCGATATCCAGGACGGCGTCACGATGCGTGAGACGGTCGACGAGGCGACGGGTATCGCCAGCAAGGTGATCGTGGACTGGAAGCATCAGCCGCGCAGCGCCGATTTGCGCCCCCGCATCACCCTGCGGGACGACAAGGGCGAGGTGGTCAATATGCGTGACGGCGTCGAGGCCCGTTACTTCATGTCGGTCGACTCGATTCTGTCGGTCGAAAATGGCGCCAGGGTGCATGCAGGCGACGTGCTTGCGCGTATCCCGCGGGAATCCTCCAAGACACGCGATATTACGGGCGGTCTGCCGCGGGTGGCGGAGCTGTTCGAGGCCCGCAAGCCAAAGGATTTCGCCATCATCAGCGAGATCGATGGCCGGGTCGAATTCGGCAAGGATTACAAGACCAAGCAGCGGATTGTCGTTCGTCCGGACGATCCGGATCAGGAGGCGATGGAATATCTTATTCCCAAGGGCAAGCACATCACCGTGCAGGAAGGCGACTATGTACAGCGTGGCGACGCGCTGCTCGACGGCAATCCGGTGCCGCATGATATCCTGCATGTCATGGGCGTCGAGGCGCTGGCCGCCTATCTCGTCTACGAAATTCAGGAGGTCTACCGGTTGCAGGGCGTGAAGATCAACGACAAGCACATCGAAGTGATCGTGCGACAGATGCTGCAGAAAATTGAGATCACCGATCCCGGCGATACCATCATGCTGGTCGGCGAACAGGTCGACCGCGAGGAGTTCGAGGAAACCAACGCCAAGGCCCAGGAAGCCGGGGGCCGTCCTGCGCGGGGTAACCCGGTGCTGCAGGGGATCACCAAGGCGTCGCTGCAGACCAAGTCGTTCATTTCCGCGGCGTCCTTCCAGGAAACCACACGGGTGCTGACCGAAGCTTCGGTCAGCGGCAAGATGGACAATCTGGTCGGGCTCAAGGAAAACGTCATCGTCGGCCGCCTGATTCCGGCCGGAACGGGCAGCTTCATGAACCGGATGCGGCAGGTTGCCACAGAGCGGGACAGTGCGCTGGCGATCGCGGCCGAAAAAGCCGTGGATATGGACTCGGATGACGGGTCGTCCGACCAGCAGGAAGCCGTATGA